One stretch of Variovorax sp. 54 DNA includes these proteins:
- a CDS encoding cytochrome c oxidase assembly protein, with amino-acid sequence MSLGQRIRRANVRMVGKLAVVTCGMFAFGYALVPMYRAICEMTGINILALSELQVPGGASGAKNVRIPDNTQVDMTRTIKVEFDSNVRGGLWDFKPAERFIEVHPGQLNTVMYEFQNTQNRRMAAQAIPSYAPQQAAAHFNKLECFCFNQYTLDAGEKKQWPVAFVIDPKISKDVKTITLSYTFFEVGGKTPPAPVAAVSHVVADEPRS; translated from the coding sequence ATGAGCCTCGGCCAACGCATCCGCCGCGCCAACGTCCGCATGGTCGGCAAGCTGGCCGTGGTGACCTGCGGCATGTTCGCCTTCGGCTATGCGCTGGTGCCGATGTACCGCGCCATCTGCGAGATGACCGGCATCAACATCCTCGCGCTCTCCGAGCTCCAGGTGCCGGGCGGCGCCAGCGGCGCCAAGAACGTGCGCATCCCGGACAACACGCAGGTCGACATGACCCGCACGATCAAGGTCGAGTTCGACTCCAACGTGCGCGGCGGCCTCTGGGACTTCAAGCCGGCCGAACGCTTCATCGAAGTGCACCCGGGCCAGCTGAACACGGTGATGTACGAGTTCCAGAACACGCAGAACCGCCGCATGGCCGCGCAGGCCATCCCGAGCTACGCGCCGCAGCAGGCCGCAGCGCATTTCAACAAGCTCGAGTGCTTCTGCTTCAACCAGTACACGCTCGATGCAGGCGAGAAGAAGCAGTGGCCGGTCGCCTTCGTGATCGATCCGAAGATCTCGAAGGACGTCAAGACCATCACGCTGTCGTACACCTTCTTCGAGGTGGGCGGCAAGACGCCTCCGGCCCCGGTGGCCGCCGTTTCGCATGTCGTCGCCGATGAGCCGCGCTCGTGA
- the rpoH gene encoding RNA polymerase sigma factor RpoH: MTTLSGVSANQLAVANPWSMVPPLGNLDAYISAANRLPLLTLEEEQGFARKLRDQNDLEAAGALILSHLRLVVSISRQYLGYGLPHGDLIQEGNVGLMKAVKRFDPDQGVRLVSYAMHWIKAEIHEYILKNWRMVKVATTKAQRKLFFNLRSMKQSFKADSAAADNGTHRETLSPDEVSQMATRLNVKPEEVLEMETRLSGGDVLLDPGPSDDGDEGFGPIAYLADATQEPTALLESQQRDRLSSDGIATALEALDDRSRRIVEERWLKVNDDGSGGMTLHDLAAVYGVSAERIRQIEVAAMKKMKKALAEYA, from the coding sequence ATGACAACGCTGTCTGGAGTCTCTGCCAACCAGCTGGCCGTCGCCAACCCATGGTCGATGGTCCCCCCGCTGGGCAACCTGGATGCCTACATTTCGGCCGCCAACCGCCTGCCGCTGCTCACGCTCGAAGAAGAGCAGGGCTTCGCACGCAAGTTGCGCGACCAGAACGACCTCGAAGCCGCCGGTGCGCTGATCCTGTCGCACCTGCGCCTGGTCGTCTCCATTTCCCGCCAGTACCTGGGCTACGGGCTGCCGCACGGCGACCTGATCCAGGAAGGCAATGTCGGTCTCATGAAGGCCGTGAAGCGTTTCGACCCCGACCAGGGCGTGCGACTGGTGAGCTACGCCATGCACTGGATCAAGGCCGAGATCCACGAGTACATCCTGAAAAACTGGCGCATGGTCAAGGTCGCGACGACCAAGGCCCAGCGCAAGCTGTTCTTCAATCTGCGTTCGATGAAGCAGAGTTTCAAGGCCGACTCGGCCGCGGCCGACAACGGCACGCACCGCGAGACGCTGAGCCCCGACGAGGTCTCGCAGATGGCCACGCGCCTGAACGTGAAGCCCGAGGAAGTGCTCGAGATGGAAACCCGCCTGTCGGGCGGCGACGTGCTGCTCGATCCGGGTCCGTCCGATGACGGCGACGAAGGCTTCGGCCCCATCGCCTACCTGGCCGACGCCACGCAGGAACCGACCGCCTTGCTCGAATCGCAGCAGCGCGACCGCCTGTCGAGCGACGGCATCGCCACCGCCCTCGAGGCGCTGGACGACCGCAGCCGCCGCATCGTCGAAGAACGCTGGCTCAAGGTGAACGACGACGGTTCGGGCGGCATGACGCTGCACGACCTGGCCGCGGTGTACGGCGTGAGCGCCGAACGCATCCGCCAGATCGAAGTGGCGGCGATGAAGAAGATGAAGAAGGCGCTGGCCGAGTACGCGTAA
- a CDS encoding LysR substrate-binding domain-containing protein, translated as MHPKLLPGTRALRTFEAAGRHLNFTRAAEEVGLTPAAVSHQIKEIEDQLGLVLFTRTSRSIRLTPAGAVWFEATADALDTLRRAAGRARRMARGAATLRVSTSARFATNWLLPRLPQFRAANPGLELGFDISDALRNFDADDIDVAIRFGNGHDAGTRSQRLFDTVIVPVCSPRLIASGPPLATPRDLFEHTLCYVDWKTDGMVWPNWPMWMAAAGIEGFDDSRCIGFGDSSDVVRAVTESGMVGLADLDMIAADLAQGRLVRLFDIGVPMAAGYAYHLVYPEGSAQDPRILAFQDWLLGQAART; from the coding sequence ATGCACCCCAAACTCCTCCCCGGCACCCGCGCCCTGCGCACCTTCGAGGCTGCCGGGCGGCACCTGAACTTCACGCGGGCCGCCGAAGAAGTCGGGCTGACGCCGGCTGCCGTGAGTCACCAGATCAAGGAGATCGAAGACCAGCTGGGCCTGGTGCTGTTCACGCGCACCAGCCGCAGCATCCGCCTGACGCCGGCCGGCGCCGTGTGGTTCGAGGCCACCGCCGACGCGCTCGACACCCTGCGCCGCGCCGCCGGCCGCGCCCGGCGCATGGCGCGCGGGGCGGCGACGCTGCGCGTGTCGACCAGCGCCCGCTTCGCGACCAACTGGCTGCTGCCCCGGCTCCCGCAGTTCCGGGCCGCGAACCCGGGGCTGGAACTGGGTTTCGACATCTCCGATGCCCTGAGGAATTTCGACGCCGACGACATCGACGTGGCGATCCGCTTCGGCAACGGGCACGACGCGGGCACGCGCTCGCAGCGCCTGTTCGACACCGTGATCGTGCCGGTCTGCAGCCCCAGGCTGATCGCCAGCGGGCCTCCGCTGGCAACGCCGCGCGACCTGTTCGAGCACACGCTGTGCTACGTCGACTGGAAGACCGACGGCATGGTCTGGCCGAACTGGCCGATGTGGATGGCCGCCGCCGGCATCGAGGGCTTCGACGACAGCCGCTGCATCGGGTTCGGCGATTCGAGCGATGTGGTGCGCGCCGTCACCGAGAGCGGCATGGTCGGCCTGGCCGACCTGGACATGATCGCCGCCGACCTCGCCCAGGGCCGGCTGGTGCGGCTGTTCGACATCGGCGTGCCCATGGCGGCGGGCTACGCCTACCACCTGGTCTACCCGGAAGGCAGCGCCCAGGACCCGCGCATTCTGGCGTTCCAGGACTGGCTGCTCGGACAAGCGGCACGGACTTGA
- a CDS encoding cytochrome oxidase small assembly protein, whose product MTTPEQRKNNRRMGLTLASIAVIFFIGFIARMVWFSGR is encoded by the coding sequence ATGACGACGCCCGAACAAAGAAAGAACAACCGACGCATGGGGCTCACGCTGGCCTCCATCGCGGTGATCTTCTTCATCGGTTTCATCGCCCGCATGGTCTGGTTCAGCGGTCGCTGA
- a CDS encoding twin transmembrane helix small protein, which translates to MRVMKYFVALIFLGIFASLGFALYFMLKDGRDGQNKRGGMARALTFRIGLSVFLFLCMLLAWKLGYIQPTGLPLGK; encoded by the coding sequence ATGCGGGTCATGAAATACTTCGTCGCCCTGATCTTTCTGGGCATCTTCGCGAGCCTCGGCTTCGCGCTCTACTTCATGCTGAAGGACGGTCGCGACGGGCAAAACAAGCGCGGCGGCATGGCCCGCGCCCTCACCTTTCGGATCGGCCTGTCGGTCTTTTTGTTCCTGTGCATGCTGCTGGCCTGGAAACTCGGCTACATCCAGCCCACCGGGCTCCCGCTCGGAAAGTAA
- the ctaD gene encoding cytochrome c oxidase subunit I has product MSAVLDPHGHAPGGHAHDEHHDHHAPTGWRRWVFATNHKDIGTLYLLFSFTMLMIGGVLALLIRAELFQPGLQLVNPELFNQFTTMHGLIMVFGAIMPAFVGFANWMIPLQIGASDMAFARMNNFSFWLLIPAAIMLAGSFFMPGGAPAAGWTLYAPLTLQMGPSMDAGIFAMHIMGASSIMGSINIIVTILNMRAPGMTLMKMPMFCWTWLITAYLLIAVMPVLAGAITMTLTDRHFGTSFFNPAGGGDPVMYQHIFWFFGHPEVYIMILPAFGIISQVVPAFARKRLFGYASMVYATSSIAILSFIVWAHHMFTTGMPLTGQLFFMYATMLIAVPTAVKIFNWIATMWQGSMTFETPMLFAVGFIFVFTMGGFTGLILAVAPIDTQLQDTYYVVAHFHYVLVAGSLFAMFSGFYYWAPKWTGVMYNETRGKVHFWWSLISFNVTFFPMHFLGLAGMPRRYADYPMQFADFNAIASVGAFFFGFAQVYFFLFIVLPSMRGKGEPAAQKPWEAAEGLEWEVPSPAPFHTFENPPKLDVTATKVIG; this is encoded by the coding sequence ATGAGCGCAGTCCTCGACCCCCACGGTCACGCCCCCGGCGGCCACGCACACGACGAGCATCACGACCACCACGCGCCCACCGGCTGGCGCCGTTGGGTGTTCGCGACCAACCACAAGGACATCGGCACGCTCTACCTGCTGTTCAGCTTCACGATGCTGATGATAGGCGGCGTGCTTGCATTGCTGATCCGCGCCGAGCTGTTCCAGCCCGGCCTGCAGCTGGTGAACCCCGAGCTGTTCAACCAGTTCACCACCATGCACGGCCTGATCATGGTGTTCGGCGCGATCATGCCGGCCTTCGTGGGCTTCGCGAACTGGATGATCCCGCTGCAGATCGGCGCATCCGACATGGCGTTCGCGCGCATGAACAACTTCAGCTTCTGGCTGCTGATCCCGGCGGCCATCATGCTGGCGGGTTCGTTCTTCATGCCCGGCGGCGCACCCGCAGCCGGCTGGACGCTGTACGCACCGCTCACGCTGCAGATGGGCCCCTCGATGGACGCCGGCATTTTCGCGATGCACATCATGGGCGCCTCGTCGATCATGGGTTCGATCAACATCATCGTCACCATCCTGAACATGCGCGCCCCCGGCATGACGCTGATGAAGATGCCGATGTTCTGCTGGACCTGGCTCATCACCGCCTACCTGCTGATCGCCGTGATGCCCGTGCTCGCAGGCGCCATCACGATGACGCTGACCGACCGCCACTTCGGCACCAGCTTCTTCAACCCCGCCGGCGGCGGCGACCCGGTGATGTATCAGCACATCTTCTGGTTCTTCGGCCACCCCGAGGTCTACATCATGATCTTGCCGGCCTTCGGCATCATCAGCCAGGTGGTGCCGGCCTTCGCCCGCAAGCGCCTGTTCGGCTATGCCTCGATGGTGTACGCCACCTCGTCCATCGCCATCCTGTCGTTCATCGTGTGGGCCCACCACATGTTCACGACCGGCATGCCGCTCACCGGCCAGCTGTTCTTCATGTACGCGACCATGCTGATCGCGGTGCCCACGGCCGTGAAAATTTTCAACTGGATTGCGACGATGTGGCAGGGCTCGATGACCTTCGAGACGCCCATGCTGTTCGCGGTCGGCTTCATCTTCGTGTTCACGATGGGTGGCTTCACCGGCCTGATCCTCGCGGTCGCACCGATCGACACGCAGCTGCAGGACACGTATTACGTGGTGGCCCACTTCCACTACGTGCTGGTGGCCGGCTCGCTGTTCGCCATGTTCTCGGGCTTCTACTACTGGGCGCCCAAGTGGACCGGCGTGATGTACAACGAAACGCGCGGCAAGGTCCACTTCTGGTGGTCGCTGATCTCGTTCAACGTCACTTTCTTCCCGATGCACTTCCTGGGTCTGGCCGGCATGCCGCGTCGCTATGCCGACTACCCGATGCAGTTTGCCGACTTCAACGCCATCGCCTCGGTGGGTGCGTTCTTCTTCGGCTTCGCCCAGGTCTACTTCTTCCTGTTCATCGTGCTGCCTTCGATGCGCGGCAAGGGTGAGCCAGCGGCGCAAAAGCCCTGGGAAGCGGCTGAAGGCCTCGAGTGGGAAGTGCCGTCGCCGGCCCCGTTCCACACCTTCGAGAACCCGCCCAAGCTCGACGTGACCGCTACCAAGGTGATCGGCTGA
- a CDS encoding COX15/CtaA family protein gives MDTSSLYDLTPIAWMMAAGVLLALGPLLWVWRRNAGSGPARRLHALTVLTLFLTFDLTLFGAFTRLTDSGLGCPDWPGCYGNASPAGARHEIAMAQAAQPTGPVTHSKAWIEMVHRYLATGVGVLILTLAGATWIVRRRQRRQPAPPVDSAHHHVVLSPWWPAATLVWVCLQGAFGAMTVTWKLFPAIVTMHLMGAIVLLALLCIQAVRYRQVAAQRLPTAVSPALRNGLIATAVLLVLQIALGGWVSTNYAVLACTQFPTCQDSWWPPMNFVQGFEIWRHLGVTGDGQPLDFSALTAIHYAHRLMAYAVFVALGLLAWRLRRLEALRAQAHWLAGLALLQLATGLGNVLLGWPLAAAVLHTGGAAALAVALTWALCESRRESVAAGSAAPIPRAVDNARGTPNPKKATA, from the coding sequence ATGGACACGAGCTCCCTCTACGACCTCACGCCGATCGCCTGGATGATGGCCGCCGGCGTGCTGCTCGCGCTCGGCCCGCTGCTCTGGGTGTGGCGCCGCAACGCCGGTTCCGGCCCCGCGCGGCGGCTGCACGCGCTGACCGTGCTCACGCTGTTCCTCACCTTCGACCTCACGCTGTTCGGCGCCTTCACGCGGCTCACCGATTCGGGCCTGGGCTGCCCCGACTGGCCCGGCTGCTACGGCAACGCCAGCCCGGCCGGCGCGCGCCACGAGATCGCCATGGCGCAGGCGGCCCAGCCGACCGGCCCGGTGACGCACAGCAAGGCCTGGATCGAGATGGTCCACCGTTACCTCGCGACTGGCGTCGGGGTGCTGATCCTCACGCTCGCGGGCGCGACCTGGATCGTGCGCCGCCGCCAGCGCCGCCAGCCTGCGCCGCCGGTCGACAGCGCGCACCACCACGTCGTGCTCAGCCCCTGGTGGCCCGCGGCCACGCTGGTCTGGGTCTGCCTGCAGGGCGCCTTCGGCGCCATGACCGTCACCTGGAAGCTGTTCCCCGCCATCGTCACGATGCACCTGATGGGGGCGATCGTGCTGCTCGCGCTGCTGTGCATCCAGGCCGTGCGCTACCGCCAGGTGGCGGCGCAGCGCCTGCCCACGGCCGTGTCGCCGGCCCTGCGCAACGGGCTGATCGCCACGGCGGTGCTGCTGGTGCTGCAGATCGCGCTCGGCGGCTGGGTCAGCACCAACTACGCGGTGCTGGCCTGCACCCAGTTCCCGACCTGCCAGGACAGCTGGTGGCCGCCGATGAATTTCGTGCAGGGCTTCGAGATCTGGCGCCACCTCGGCGTGACCGGCGACGGCCAGCCGCTCGACTTTTCCGCGCTCACCGCCATCCACTACGCGCACCGCCTCATGGCGTACGCCGTGTTCGTGGCGCTCGGCCTGCTGGCCTGGCGCCTGCGCCGCCTCGAGGCGCTGCGCGCGCAGGCGCACTGGCTGGCCGGCCTGGCGCTGCTGCAGCTGGCCACCGGCCTGGGCAACGTGCTGCTCGGCTGGCCGCTGGCCGCGGCTGTGCTCCACACCGGCGGCGCCGCGGCGCTGGCCGTGGCCCTGACCTGGGCGCTGTGCGAGAGCCGCCGCGAAAGCGTTGCCGCTGGATCGGCTGCACCGATTCCGCGCGCCGTCGACAATGCGCGCGGCACCCCCAACCCGAAGAAAGCCACCGCGTGA
- a CDS encoding SCO family protein yields the protein MNKRNALKSIAATAGWVAASATLGLGLSACSEQQPKQSFQAVDITGADYAKDFSLTDADGKVRTLADFKGKAVVLFFGYVQCPDVCPTTMTEMAQVKQQLGADGSKLQVLFVTVDPARDTPEVLKAYMGAFDPSFVALIPTPEQLVALAKDFKVYYKKVDGKTPTSYAMDHSAASYIYDPQGRLRLYARYGAGVPAMVSDLKTLLAS from the coding sequence ATGAACAAGCGCAATGCCCTGAAATCGATCGCCGCCACGGCCGGCTGGGTGGCCGCCTCGGCCACTTTGGGCTTGGGCCTGTCGGCCTGCAGCGAGCAGCAACCCAAGCAGAGCTTCCAGGCGGTCGACATCACGGGCGCCGACTACGCCAAAGACTTTTCGCTCACCGATGCCGACGGCAAGGTGCGCACGCTGGCCGATTTCAAGGGCAAGGCAGTCGTGCTGTTCTTCGGCTACGTGCAGTGCCCCGACGTCTGCCCGACCACCATGACCGAGATGGCGCAGGTCAAGCAGCAACTCGGCGCCGACGGCAGCAAGCTGCAGGTGCTGTTCGTCACCGTCGATCCGGCGCGCGACACGCCGGAGGTGCTCAAGGCCTACATGGGCGCGTTCGATCCGAGCTTCGTGGCCCTCATCCCCACGCCCGAGCAACTCGTCGCCCTCGCGAAAGACTTCAAGGTCTATTACAAGAAGGTCGACGGCAAGACGCCGACCAGCTACGCCATGGACCACTCGGCCGCGAGCTACATCTACGACCCGCAGGGTCGGCTGCGGCTCTACGCGCGCTACGGCGCGGGCGTGCCGGCGATGGTGTCGGACCTGAAGACGCTGCTCGCTTCCTGA
- a CDS encoding DNA alkylation repair protein gives MASVDHLKSRKGAFRIALIPPEVLGALNGGLLETVNLNEFLALELPLLARSVAGHVGLDAAHERLEDTLAMLAAFKPMQRHSHIARALYDMTAAHAERDAVAHRLATHASDVARCWAVQWITLSDLPLAEQLVAVRRFAADSHFGVREFAWMAVRDSVIGSLDEALALLQPWVADADPNVRRFASELTRPRGVWCAQIDALKAEPWLALPLLEPLRADGHRYVQNSVANWLNDASKTQPEWVETLCTRWVAESPTAETRYIAKRALRTLTKSTP, from the coding sequence ATGGCATCGGTCGACCATCTGAAGTCGCGCAAGGGCGCGTTCCGCATCGCGCTCATTCCGCCCGAGGTGCTGGGCGCGCTGAACGGCGGGTTGCTCGAAACCGTCAACCTCAACGAATTCCTCGCACTCGAACTGCCGCTGCTCGCACGCAGCGTGGCGGGCCATGTCGGCCTCGACGCGGCGCACGAGCGGCTGGAAGACACGCTCGCCATGCTGGCCGCCTTCAAGCCCATGCAGCGCCACAGCCACATCGCGCGGGCGCTGTACGACATGACGGCCGCGCATGCCGAGCGCGATGCGGTGGCGCACCGGCTGGCCACGCACGCGAGCGACGTCGCGCGCTGCTGGGCGGTGCAGTGGATCACGCTGTCGGACCTGCCGCTGGCCGAGCAGCTCGTCGCCGTGCGCCGTTTCGCCGCCGATTCGCACTTCGGCGTGCGCGAGTTCGCATGGATGGCGGTTCGCGACAGCGTCATCGGCTCGCTCGACGAAGCGCTGGCGCTGCTGCAGCCCTGGGTGGCCGATGCCGATCCGAACGTGCGCCGCTTTGCCAGCGAACTCACGCGCCCGCGCGGCGTGTGGTGTGCGCAGATCGACGCGCTGAAGGCCGAGCCCTGGCTGGCGCTGCCGCTGCTGGAGCCGCTGCGCGCCGACGGCCACCGCTACGTGCAGAACTCGGTGGCCAACTGGCTCAACGACGCCAGCAAGACGCAGCCCGAATGGGTCGAGACGCTGTGCACGCGCTGGGTGGCCGAGTCGCCCACCGCCGAGACCCGCTACATCGCGAAGCGGGCGCTGCGCACGTTGACCAAGTCAACGCCCTGA
- a CDS encoding SURF1 family protein, whose protein sequence is MTPEPPESLSSSATPRRRTGRGRFLIVTLAAVLALAATVSLGRWQLSRAAQKEALQARIDAQKQKPPLSQAEFLALSEAVGELHRPVQLRGLWLTAQTVYLDNRQMHGTPGFYVLTPFALEGSEQTVMVQRGWVQRNFVDRTQLGVVETPPGIVELTALIEPPPSHLFELGGKAAPAPAASAAAPAPAASGPTAPAPGIQGSSPIRQNLDLEAFRAETQLPLRTDVSLQQSGPASEGLQRDWPAPALGLERHYGYAFQWFGLSALVVILYVWFQFISPFRRARRRARDGRGL, encoded by the coding sequence GTGACCCCCGAGCCCCCCGAATCCCTTTCCTCCTCCGCCACGCCGCGCCGCCGCACGGGCCGGGGCCGTTTCCTGATCGTCACGCTGGCGGCCGTGCTGGCGCTGGCAGCCACCGTGTCGCTGGGCCGCTGGCAGCTCTCGCGCGCCGCGCAGAAAGAAGCGCTGCAGGCCCGCATCGATGCGCAGAAGCAAAAGCCCCCGCTGTCGCAGGCGGAGTTCCTGGCACTGAGCGAAGCGGTCGGCGAGCTGCACCGGCCGGTGCAGCTGCGCGGCCTGTGGCTCACGGCGCAGACGGTCTACCTGGACAACCGCCAGATGCACGGCACGCCGGGTTTCTATGTGCTGACGCCGTTCGCGCTCGAAGGCAGCGAGCAGACCGTGATGGTCCAGCGTGGCTGGGTGCAGCGCAATTTCGTCGACCGCACGCAGCTCGGCGTGGTCGAGACGCCGCCCGGCATCGTCGAACTCACGGCGCTGATCGAGCCGCCGCCGAGCCATCTGTTCGAGCTCGGCGGCAAGGCTGCACCGGCACCCGCCGCATCGGCCGCCGCGCCGGCCCCGGCGGCGTCAGGCCCCACCGCTCCGGCACCGGGCATTCAGGGGTCTTCCCCCATCCGGCAAAATCTCGACCTGGAGGCATTCCGTGCCGAGACCCAGCTGCCGCTGCGTACCGACGTGTCGCTGCAGCAGAGCGGGCCGGCGTCCGAGGGCCTGCAGCGCGACTGGCCGGCCCCGGCGTTGGGCCTCGAGAGGCACTACGGTTACGCATTCCAGTGGTTCGGCCTGTCGGCCCTCGTTGTCATCCTCTATGTCTGGTTCCAATTCATCTCCCCCTTCCGGCGCGCGCGGCGCCGCGCACGCGATGGCCGCGGCCTCTGA
- a CDS encoding DUF2970 domain-containing protein gives MKAVGWSFFGVRRNSAYKEDLGKLNPLHVIVVAFAAVIVFVVGLVLLVRHVVATA, from the coding sequence ATGAAGGCGGTGGGCTGGTCGTTCTTCGGGGTGCGCCGCAACAGCGCCTACAAGGAAGACCTGGGCAAGCTCAATCCGCTGCACGTCATCGTGGTGGCGTTTGCCGCAGTGATCGTCTTCGTGGTCGGGCTGGTGCTGCTGGTGCGGCATGTGGTCGCGACCGCCTGA
- the cyoE gene encoding heme o synthase: MSTPIPVQHTSTANVLRQFYALTKPRVVQLIVFCALIGMVLAVPGLPSWADVQRGVLACIGIWLVAGAAAAFNCLVEKGIDAKMKRTAWRPTARGQLSDMQALVFSALLCAAGSALLWFTVNPLTMWLTFATFVGYAVIYTVILKPLTPQNIVIGGASGAMPPVLGWSAMTGDVGPEALILFLIIFLWTPPHFWALALYRVEDYRKAGLPMLPVTHGNEFTRLQVLLYTFILFAACLMPFIYGMSGWLYLAVAIGVSIGFTGYAFALWRNYSDALARKTFRFSLIHLSVLFAALLVDHYLR; the protein is encoded by the coding sequence GTGAGCACCCCGATCCCCGTTCAGCACACCAGCACCGCCAACGTGCTGCGCCAGTTCTACGCGCTCACCAAGCCGCGCGTGGTGCAGCTGATCGTGTTCTGCGCGCTCATCGGCATGGTGCTGGCCGTGCCCGGCCTGCCGTCGTGGGCCGACGTGCAGCGCGGCGTGCTGGCTTGCATCGGCATCTGGCTCGTGGCCGGCGCGGCAGCGGCGTTCAACTGCCTGGTCGAGAAGGGCATCGACGCCAAGATGAAGCGCACCGCCTGGCGCCCCACGGCGCGCGGGCAGCTCAGCGACATGCAGGCGCTGGTGTTCTCGGCGCTGCTGTGCGCGGCCGGTTCGGCGCTGTTGTGGTTCACGGTCAACCCGCTGACCATGTGGCTCACCTTCGCCACCTTTGTCGGCTACGCGGTGATCTACACCGTCATCCTGAAGCCGCTGACGCCGCAGAACATCGTGATCGGCGGCGCCTCGGGTGCCATGCCGCCGGTGCTGGGCTGGTCGGCCATGACGGGCGACGTCGGTCCCGAAGCGCTGATCCTGTTCCTGATCATCTTCCTGTGGACCCCGCCGCACTTCTGGGCGCTGGCGCTGTACCGCGTCGAGGACTACCGCAAGGCCGGCCTGCCGATGCTGCCCGTGACGCACGGCAACGAGTTCACGCGGCTGCAGGTGCTGCTGTACACCTTCATTCTGTTCGCGGCCTGCCTGATGCCGTTCATCTACGGCATGAGCGGCTGGCTCTACCTCGCCGTGGCCATCGGCGTGAGCATCGGCTTCACCGGCTATGCCTTCGCGCTGTGGCGCAACTACTCCGACGCGTTGGCGCGCAAGACCTTCCGGTTTTCGCTCATCCACCTGAGCGTGCTGTTCGCGGCGCTGCTCGTCGACCATTACCTCCGCTGA
- a CDS encoding cytochrome c oxidase subunit 3, with product MSSTTHGTTPYYFVPGPSAYPVVSAIGLFFVILGAGQWINSHQWGAWSLLLGMVIWLGTLFVWFRAAIGESESGQYGHKIDLSYRWSMSWFIFSEVMFFGAFFTALWWARTHALPTLGSLDNAILWPDFKAVWPSVAAGVTGSPAGIIEPFQTVGPFWLPTINTALLLSSGVTLTIAHHALRADHRAQCIRFMWLTVLLGVIFLGVQGYEYFHLYTELNLKLTSGTYGSTFFMLTGFHGLHVFIGMLMLLFITLRLQKGHFTAERHFGFEGAAWYWHFVDVVWLGLYVLVYWL from the coding sequence ATGAGTTCAACCACCCACGGCACCACGCCCTACTACTTCGTGCCCGGACCCTCGGCCTACCCGGTCGTGTCCGCGATCGGCTTGTTCTTCGTGATCCTCGGCGCGGGGCAATGGATCAACAGCCACCAGTGGGGCGCCTGGTCGCTGCTGCTGGGCATGGTGATCTGGCTCGGCACGCTCTTCGTGTGGTTCCGTGCCGCCATCGGCGAGAGCGAGAGCGGCCAGTACGGCCACAAGATCGACCTCTCGTACCGCTGGAGCATGAGCTGGTTCATCTTCTCGGAAGTGATGTTCTTCGGCGCCTTCTTCACGGCGCTGTGGTGGGCCCGCACCCACGCGCTGCCGACGCTCGGCAGCCTGGACAACGCGATCCTCTGGCCCGACTTCAAGGCCGTGTGGCCCAGCGTTGCCGCGGGTGTCACCGGTTCGCCGGCCGGCATCATCGAGCCGTTCCAGACCGTCGGCCCGTTCTGGCTGCCGACCATCAACACCGCGCTGCTGCTGAGCTCGGGCGTGACGCTGACCATCGCCCACCACGCACTGCGTGCCGACCACCGTGCACAGTGCATCCGCTTCATGTGGCTCACCGTGCTGCTGGGCGTGATCTTCCTGGGCGTGCAGGGCTACGAGTACTTCCACCTGTACACCGAACTGAACCTGAAGCTCACGTCGGGCACCTACGGTTCGACCTTCTTCATGCTGACCGGCTTCCACGGCCTGCACGTGTTCATCGGCATGCTGATGCTGCTGTTCATCACGCTGCGCCTGCAGAAGGGTCATTTCACCGCCGAGCGTCATTTCGGCTTCGAAGGCGCCGCCTGGTACTGGCACTTCGTGGACGTGGTCTGGCTCGGTCTCTACGTGCTGGTCTATTGGCTTTGA